CAAAAGAGGCGTTTAAATATTACAAATCATCCAGCCAGCATCAGAAGTTTAAAAAGAATATTCCGCTTGCTGTTTGGGCTTTGGTAGCTATTTTTGCTTTCATGGCTTGGAAAGGTTTCAACGTTTATCAGATTTATAAACAAGGTAGCGGCCAATCTGAAGTAGTTCAATCTGTTTCTGATTCGTCTGCAATTGAACCACAGGCAATCACGGAAACTGATCAACCTAAAAGTCATCAAGATATAAAAACAAATCTTAAGCCTGAAGATTTTGTACCTACTCTAGCCGAAAAACCTGAAAGTAAACCCATCTATGACAATGTAAGACAAGTTAAAACCTTTGAATACATCGCCGGTTGCGTTGAAGGTGGTAATAGTGGTTGTACTTGTTATAGCACCCAAGGCACGCCGCTAAAAGAAGTTAATAAAGCCATGTGTAAGGACTACGTGAAAAACGGCCTGCCTTTCAATCCCTATAAGGATGAACAGCACACCGTACAACAGCCACAAACAGCACCGCAGACAGCCTACGCGCCTGAAAATGGACAAGTACTTACGATGGGCGGCAAAAGCCCTCAAAACTTGATGTATGACGGCTATGTTGAAGCAGGCGAAAAAACAGGATTCCAAAACGGTGCAAAGGTCGGCAGTTAAGAGATATTTATTTAATTGTTGATGTAGCCTAAGCGGAATCAACGGTTAAATAAATATCAACGGGGTGCGGGAACTCCCGCCTTTTTGAAATTGGGTAAATTAAATTGAAACCTGTAAATCGTTTTAATTAAGGCGGTTTACAGGTTTTTGTTTAAGCGCAAAACAAAAGCCTAGACGGTTTAGACAGTATAACGACCAGAGTTGAAAACTGAGGAAAAGATATGTCGAACCGTCCAATTACCTTAAAGATTGAATATCATCATAGCCGTATCAGGCTGAATAAATAAGGAAAATGAAATGAATGTCATAGGGTTGGACGTATCTAAAGACACGATAGACGCAACATTGATTACAACTAAAGGAAGCAAAGACTATATAAAAATATCCAACAATACAGAAGGATTTGAGAATCTGATTAATTGGATAAAAACAAAAAGAATTAGAAAAATTGCCATAAGTATGGAAGCAACAGGCATTTACTACGAACAGGCGGCAGAATATTTGAGCGCGCTATATACGATCTTTGTAATTAATCCCTTAAAAATCAAAGAATACGCAAAAAGTCAGTTCAGCAATACCAAAACAGATAAAGCAGATTCAAAACTTATCGCCGAATTTGCAAACCGACACTTAGACAAACTGACACCGTTTAGGCCGTCTGAAAATCCCATACTCTATAAGCTGGTTAATCTTCTGCAACAAATAAAAGAACAGCAAAAAGAAACACAAAACAGGTTGCATACCGCAAAAGACATATACATAAAATCAACCCATGAAGCAATCATAGAACTACTTGAAGAAAAAATAGATCAGACATCAAAGCGGATAGAAGGCATGATAAAACAGAAAGAAAGTCTAAATATCGAATATCAAAACCTGCAAACCATACCGGCAATAGGTAAAGAAACCGCAGTGATCCTACTAAGACACCTGACAGATAAAAATTTTGAAACAGCGAATAAATTTGTAGCATTTGCCGGTCTAAGTCCAAAAATTGAACAATCAGGGACAAGTGTCAATAAAAAAGGCAGATTGAGCCGATACGGACACCGCCAATTAAAACGCGCCTTGTTCATGCCTGCCCTTGTTGCCTATCGCATGAATGCATTTCCTCAACTTGTCAGAAATTTAGAAGCGGCAAAAAAGCCTAAGATGATAATCATCGTTGCACTAATGCAGAAATTGGCAAAAATCGCATTTTATATACACAAGTCTAAAAAGCCGTTTGATAAAGCGCGACATCAGACGGTTTAACGAATTTATACAAAACAAAACGGCTGTAAAAACAGCCGTTCTTTGTCGTTTCTGTTGAAAATGCAATAACTAAATATCTATTAAAAACATAAATATAGGAAATTAACTTATTTTAATAATTGACATGTCAATATATCATCTTTTCCATTATCTTATGTCTTAAGATGAATATTGCACCGAATCGCTACCGCTTTTCTTTTGAATAAATTCAATTTTGTAGCCATCCGGATCTTCAACAAACGCAATCACAGTCGTGCCGTGTTTCATCGGGCCGGCTTCGCGTACCACTTTGCCGCCCATTTCTTTGACACGTTCGCACGCCGCGTAAGCATCATCGACTTCAATCGCAATGTGGCCGTAAGCATCGCCCAAGTCATAAGACTCGGTATCCCAGTTGTGGGTCAGTTCCAAAACAGTATGGTCCGCTTCATCGCCATAACCGACAAAAGCCAAAGTAAAACGGCCTTCAGGATAATCCCGGCGGCGCAGCAGTTGCATGTTTAATACGTTTTGATAGAAATCCAAAGAGCGTTCGAGATTGCCGACACGCAGCATAGTATGAAGCAAGCGCATGATTTTGTTCCTTTCTGAATTATGTTTGGTCATGGATTATAACACATCGGGCACCATCCTCTTCAGCCTCAAAATACCGACACTGAAACTGCATAAAAATGAAGCACACACCCTGCCGTCATTTGAATTTCATGTATTAACAAGCACACCGACTGACTAAATTGCTATAATCGCCACACTTACAACACAACACTTCAAACCGTCATGAAAACCTTTGTTCTTCCAGATACCCGCCCTTATCCGCAGAGCCCTATCAAAAACTACCTTCTGCTCAATGCCTATCAGCTGGCGCACAATTCCTCCTCCGCATCACGCAAGCTTTCGGCCGGCCAACTGCAAACCGAAATCCGCACCATGCTCAGCCAAAACCATTACATCAACCTTTCATTGGCAATGACCATGGCGCCCGATGTCGGCACTTACACCAGCTTGATTCAAAGCGTAGGCGAAGTCTTGAAGGCAGAAAACGATAACGAAGCCCAATGGTTTGCCCTGCCTGTCGTTTTGGTCGCCGGTTGCAAAAAAGAACAAACCCTGCCGCTCACGCTGCCTACCGAAGCCCTCTTCGCCTGCCTGCAAAACTACCCTAATCTGCGCGCCCTCACGCAAAACACGCAATGGCTGCCCTACCTCGTCCAATCTACCGACTTGAGCAGCGTTACCCCGGGCGACTGGTTCCAAGCCAAGCAAAACGATGAAGCGGCAGGCGCATTCCTGCAAAAATTCGAATACAAACCATTGACGCTGCCTGAAGGTCAATCTGTCCATGTTGTTTACGCGCTGGGCTACGGCAATAAAGACATTCAAACGGCCTTGGGCCTCAACCTGCAACAGGCAGGCCTGCCATTGATGCAGGTTTGGCAAGAGCATCTCGCCCTTGACGGCGTTACCCTCTTTACCAACCCGCTCTCGCCCAATACGCCGCTTGACGCGCTTACCGACGGCAGCCACACCCGCCAACGCATGGCCATGGACGTTTTTGCCACCAACGCCATCCGCGCCATCCGTATGCAAAGCCCGCGTGTCGGCGTTGTTGCCGCAGCAAAAGCGGATGGCAAGCTCCAGTTCAGCTTCAACGCAACAGACAGCGCGTTTGAAATCGTTCCGCAGACCTTCACTTGGGAACTGGCTTCAACCGACAATATCGCCATCGTGCAGCAAAACTTCCTCGACCTGATGGCCGAATGCCGAATCGAGCACCTCTACCTGCTGCACAACCCATTGGGCGAAAACGAGAACATCCCTACTTATGCCCAAGCGTTGAAACTGGAAGGTCATAATCCTTTCTTCAGCAATGTAAACTAAATTGAAAATGCAACACGCCAAGGCCGTCTGAAAACGGTTTAGCGTGTTGCATTGATTTTCAAACCTTACCGCTCATTTTCACGCATATGAAAACCCACAAAATCCTTTTCGTCTGCCTCGGCAACATCTGTCGTTCCCCCATGGCCGAATACGTCCTGCGCTACCGCGCCCGCGAAGCAGGCATGGGCAATGCCGTCATTACGGCCAGCGCAGGCACATCAGGCTGGCACGACGGAGAAGACATGCACGAAGGCACGCGCCGCGCGCTCAAGCAACACGGCATCGACCCGTCAGGCTTTACCAGCAGCAAAATCAAACCCAGCGATGCCGATCATTTCGACTACATCATCGTGATGGACGACAACAACCTCAGAGAAACCGAAAAGCAGCTCGGTTTCCACCCCGGCAAAATCTTCAAACTGACCGACCTTATCCCCGATTCAGGTTACAACCACGTTCCCGATCCGTGGTACACGGGTGACTTTGACGAAACCTACCGTCTGGTCGATGCCGGCAGTTTGGCCTTGTTAGAAAAATTGAAACAGGCTTAAACCGGCTGGAACAATAAAAGGCCGTCTGAACAGGTATTTGCAAAAGCCATGCTTTCGTGATTACCTGTTCAGACGGCCTTTATTGATCACCGCAATCAACCTACGCGGTAAAACGCCAGGCTGCCCAATAAATTCGGCAGATGTTTAATCTGTTTATTGCCGGTCATGACAGCACGCTCAAGCACACGGATTTTGTTTTTGGCACACAGCAAATCAAAGTCTTTGAGGGTACACCAATGGATATTGGGCGTATCGTACCAATGATACGGCATCCGCTCGGAAACCGGCATATGGCCGCCGACCGCGATTTGAAAGCGGTTGCGCCAATAGCCGAAGTTAGGAAAGCTGACGATGGCCTGTTTGGCCACGCGCATCAGACAGCGCAGGATTTTTTCCGTGTTCTGCATGGCTTGAATGGTTTGGCTCAAGACAATCACATCAAAACTTTGATCGCCAAAAGCCACCAAACCTTCTTCCAAATCGGCCTGAATGACGTTCACACCGCGGGATATGGCGGTAATCACGCTGTCGGTATCGATTTCAACACCGTAGCCGGTGCAATTTTTATGTTCCACCAACGCGGCCAACAGTTCGCCGTCGCCGCAGCCTAAATCGAGTACGCGGCTGCCTTCGGGTATCCAATCGTAAATGAGTTGCAAATCGTCGCGCAGATTCATTTTTGGCAGTCCTTGTAAACGTTGTTCATATAAGCGGCAACCGCGCGGATATAGGCTTCGTCTTCCATCAAGAAGGCATCGTGGCCGTGATTGGATTTGACTTCAATGTATTGCACGGATTTTTGCGCGGCGATTAATGCCTTGACCAATTCATGCGAACGTTGCGGCGAGAAGCGCCAGTCGGTACTGAAGCTGGCAACAAAGAATTTGGCCTGCACATTCTCCACGGCACGCGTGAGGTTGTGGCCGTAATCGGCAGCCGGGTCGAAGTAGTCAAGCGCCTTGGTCATCAGCAGATAAGTATTGGCATCAAAGCGGCCGACAAACTTATCGCCTTGATAGCGAAGATAAGATTCCACTTCAAATTCAACGCCGTAGCCATACTGATAACCGTCTGATTTTAAATCTCGGCCAAATTTTTTACCCAAGCCGTCTTCGGCAAGATAGGTGATGTGCCCCATCATACGCGCGATACGCAAACCGCGTGAAGGAACGGTATGATGGCTGCGGTAATTGCCTTCATGGAAATCTGGATCGGTCAAAATCGCCTGACGGGCAACATCGTTAAACGCGATGTTTTGAGTGGAAAGTTTAGGCGCAGAAGCGATGACGAGCGCATGGGCAACGCGTTCAGGCAAAGAAATCGTCCATTGCAATGCCTGCATACCGCCCAAACTGCCGCCGACAATGGCAGCCCATTTTTGAATACCGAGATAATCGGCAAGCATGGATTGGGACTTCACCCAGTCTTTGACGGTTACTACAGGGAAATCCGCGCCATATTCGCGGCCGGTTTCAGGATTCTCGGACAAAGGGCCGGTGCTGCCGTCACAGCCGCCCAAGTTGTTCAAACCGACAACAAAAAAGCGTTCGGTATCGATAGGTTTGCCGGGGCCGACCATATTGTCCCACCAACCGGGGTATTTATCCTCCGCACTGTGCTTGCCGGCAACGTGATGATTGCCTGACAGGGCGTGGCAGATAAGGACGGCATTACTTTTGTCGGCATTGAGTGTGCCGTAGGTTTCAATCATCAGGTCGAAACGGGGTAAGGTTTTGCCGTTTTCCAGAGCAAGCGGTGTGTCAAACGGGATTTTCTGGGGCGTTACAATGCCCACTGAGGCATTTGTTGTCATTTGTAATTTCCAAGTGAAGCGGCAAAAGGGGTATTATAACGTTTCGTTTTTGTTTTGTGCATGAGGCTTCAGACGGCCTGCCTTAATTAAAGGCAATATTTTTGAGAGGATGTAGAATGATAGGCAGGCTTTTACGATTTTTTTTCTTTTGCGCCATCGCGGCATTGATTGTGAACCGTCTGTTCAGCCGCAAACAAAAGCGCACCATTCGGGAAATCGCCAAAATCAGCGCGTGGGTATTACTGGGCGCGGCGACGGCTACGCTGTTTTGGTATTTGATGATGCTGTTTTTCAAGCATATTCCCAATTCTTATTGAAATAAAATATAAAAGGCCGTCTGAAAACCTTAATCCAGCGTTTTCAGACGGCCTTTTGATATTCAAACTTAAAACAATTCTTCCGGAATCTTGCAAACCGGAATCGGATTGACTTTGTGCTGCATGGCTTTGTGCAATCGTGTATAGATTGCCAAAACTTCGCGCTGTCTGCCCTCAAAATCTTCTGGCTTGTGGCTGCCGTACACGCTCATCGCCCATTCGAGTTCGGGATAAGATGCGCCCATTTGCTCTTCATCGGTACGCTCGGTATCCCAAAGGCCGTCTGTCGGTACAGCTTTTTGAATGTCTTCCGATACGTCCAACTCGGCTGCCAACGCGTACACTTGAGTTTTGGTCAAATCGGCAATCGGGCTGATGTCCACGCCGCCGTCGCCGTATTTGGTGAAAAAACCGACGCCGAAATCTTCAATTTTGTTGCCTGTCCCCGCCACCAGCAAACCATGCAACTGGCCGTAATAATAAAGCGTCGTCATGCGCAGGCGGCTGCGTGCATTGGCCAGTGCCAGCTGTTTGTTAGGAAATTCAGTTTCGCTGACGTCAACGGTATCGGCAAACGTATCGAACGCCGGGGTCAAATCAACGCTTTGCGCTTTTACATTGGGATAACGCTGTTTCAGACGGCCCATGTGTTCTTGTGCGCGGTTGACTTGGTCAGACTTCTGACGAATCGGCATTTCCAACAACAAAACCGACAAACCGGTTTGCGCGGCAAGTGTGGAAACCACGGCAGAATCGATGCCGCCGGATACGCCGACGACAAAACCTTTAGCACGCGCCTGCTCGGCGTAATCTTTGAGCCATTGAACGATATGGCGGATGATGGCTTGGGTTTGCATGGGGATAAATGTTCGCTTCAAATAAAACGAATGATAGCCTGATTTGCACTTGTCTGAAAGACGACAGGGTATAATGCCCTTTTTATTTCTTGCACGCACACCATGTCCAAACCCATCCTTCTGCGCTGGCTCGCCGTCTGCCTGATTCCGCTCGCCACTCTTTTGTGGTTTGCCCTCAACCCGCCCGAAGACAAAACGCAACACCTCATCAACGGCATCATCCTTGCCTGCGAAGCCACGTTCCTATTCAAATTCGTCCTCTTTGACGTCATCAAACACCACCTCAAACAAGAGCCTGAATTGAAACGGCAAAGCATTTGGATGTTTATCCCGATTGTTTTGCTGATTGTTTATTTGTTCCACTATTTCGGCGCATTCTGATGTTTTCAGACGGCCTTGGGCATATTTTTCCATGAACACCAACCCACCTTATACCTGCTGGATTTTTTGCAACGTCATCGACAACTTCGGCGACATCGGCGTTTCATGGCGGCTGGCACGTGTTTTGCAACGCGAACTCGGCTGGCAAGTGCATTTGTGGACAGACGATTTCCCATCCCTTCAGGCACTCTGCCCTGATTTGGCCTCGATTCCCAATATCCATCAAGGCATCGGCATTCACGCTTGGCAAGCTGATCATGCCGAAGATACCGATACAGCCCCTACCCCCGACATCGTCATCGAAACCTTCGCCTGCGAACTGCCCGACAATGTTCAAACCATCATTCGCCGACACCGACCACTTTGGCTTAACTGGGAATACCTCAGCGCGGAAGACAGCAACGAGAGGCTGCACTTAATGCCCTCGCCCCAAGCCGGCGGCATACAGAAATACTTTTGGTTTATGGGTTTCAGCGAAAAAAGCGGCGGCCTGCTGCGCGAACTCGATTACGCCGAATCTGCCGGCTTTGATACAGAAGCCTTACGCCGACAACTCAAACTTCCTGCAAAAAATGCGCCCGAATGGCTGCTTTTCGGCTATCAAAGCGATATTTGGGCAAAATGGCTGACCATGTGGCAACAGGCCAACCAACCTATTACCCTGCTGCTTGCAGGTACACAAATCATCGCCAGCCTGAAAAACAGCGGCCTAGTGCCACAAAACGCCCTGCTTGAAGACGGCGATATGTATCAGAGCGAACACGTTACCCTGATCAAAATCCCTTTTGTCCCCCAACAGGATTTCGATAAACTGCTCAACCTTGCCGACGGCGCCGTCATACGCG
This region of Neisseria subflava genomic DNA includes:
- a CDS encoding zonular occludens toxin domain-containing protein; the encoded protein is MIYLFTGNMGTGKTSRVVSMILNNEDGLFKMKLEDGTEVDRPLYFCHIDGLDKRKFNAHELTEEEIMSAPLRDILPTGAVLIVDEAHYTYPVRAAGRPVPPYIQELTELRHHGHTVILMTQHPSQLDVFVRNLVSKHTHLERKAVGMKQYTWYKCVTSLDNPAAVTGVESSSWKPPKEAFKYYKSSSQHQKFKKNIPLAVWALVAIFAFMAWKGFNVYQIYKQGSGQSEVVQSVSDSSAIEPQAITETDQPKSHQDIKTNLKPEDFVPTLAEKPESKPIYDNVRQVKTFEYIAGCVEGGNSGCTCYSTQGTPLKEVNKAMCKDYVKNGLPFNPYKDEQHTVQQPQTAPQTAYAPENGQVLTMGGKSPQNLMYDGYVEAGEKTGFQNGAKVGS
- a CDS encoding IS110 family transposase; amino-acid sequence: MNVIGLDVSKDTIDATLITTKGSKDYIKISNNTEGFENLINWIKTKRIRKIAISMEATGIYYEQAAEYLSALYTIFVINPLKIKEYAKSQFSNTKTDKADSKLIAEFANRHLDKLTPFRPSENPILYKLVNLLQQIKEQQKETQNRLHTAKDIYIKSTHEAIIELLEEKIDQTSKRIEGMIKQKESLNIEYQNLQTIPAIGKETAVILLRHLTDKNFETANKFVAFAGLSPKIEQSGTSVNKKGRLSRYGHRQLKRALFMPALVAYRMNAFPQLVRNLEAAKKPKMIIIVALMQKLAKIAFYIHKSKKPFDKARHQTV
- the gloA gene encoding lactoylglutathione lyase, encoding MRLLHTMLRVGNLERSLDFYQNVLNMQLLRRRDYPEGRFTLAFVGYGDEADHTVLELTHNWDTESYDLGDAYGHIAIEVDDAYAACERVKEMGGKVVREAGPMKHGTTVIAFVEDPDGYKIEFIQKKSGSDSVQYSS
- a CDS encoding conjugal transfer protein; this encodes MKTFVLPDTRPYPQSPIKNYLLLNAYQLAHNSSSASRKLSAGQLQTEIRTMLSQNHYINLSLAMTMAPDVGTYTSLIQSVGEVLKAENDNEAQWFALPVVLVAGCKKEQTLPLTLPTEALFACLQNYPNLRALTQNTQWLPYLVQSTDLSSVTPGDWFQAKQNDEAAGAFLQKFEYKPLTLPEGQSVHVVYALGYGNKDIQTALGLNLQQAGLPLMQVWQEHLALDGVTLFTNPLSPNTPLDALTDGSHTRQRMAMDVFATNAIRAIRMQSPRVGVVAAAKADGKLQFSFNATDSAFEIVPQTFTWELASTDNIAIVQQNFLDLMAECRIEHLYLLHNPLGENENIPTYAQALKLEGHNPFFSNVN
- a CDS encoding low molecular weight protein-tyrosine-phosphatase; its protein translation is MKTHKILFVCLGNICRSPMAEYVLRYRAREAGMGNAVITASAGTSGWHDGEDMHEGTRRALKQHGIDPSGFTSSKIKPSDADHFDYIIVMDDNNLRETEKQLGFHPGKIFKLTDLIPDSGYNHVPDPWYTGDFDETYRLVDAGSLALLEKLKQA
- the metW gene encoding methionine biosynthesis protein MetW, with translation MNLRDDLQLIYDWIPEGSRVLDLGCGDGELLAALVEHKNCTGYGVEIDTDSVITAISRGVNVIQADLEEGLVAFGDQSFDVIVLSQTIQAMQNTEKILRCLMRVAKQAIVSFPNFGYWRNRFQIAVGGHMPVSERMPYHWYDTPNIHWCTLKDFDLLCAKNKIRVLERAVMTGNKQIKHLPNLLGSLAFYRVG
- the metX gene encoding homoserine O-succinyltransferase MetX, which produces MTTNASVGIVTPQKIPFDTPLALENGKTLPRFDLMIETYGTLNADKSNAVLICHALSGNHHVAGKHSAEDKYPGWWDNMVGPGKPIDTERFFVVGLNNLGGCDGSTGPLSENPETGREYGADFPVVTVKDWVKSQSMLADYLGIQKWAAIVGGSLGGMQALQWTISLPERVAHALVIASAPKLSTQNIAFNDVARQAILTDPDFHEGNYRSHHTVPSRGLRIARMMGHITYLAEDGLGKKFGRDLKSDGYQYGYGVEFEVESYLRYQGDKFVGRFDANTYLLMTKALDYFDPAADYGHNLTRAVENVQAKFFVASFSTDWRFSPQRSHELVKALIAAQKSVQYIEVKSNHGHDAFLMEDEAYIRAVAAYMNNVYKDCQK
- a CDS encoding protein MIGRI — translated: MIGRLLRFFFFCAIAALIVNRLFSRKQKRTIREIAKISAWVLLGAATATLFWYLMMLFFKHIPNSY
- the nadE gene encoding NAD(+) synthase, with translation MQTQAIIRHIVQWLKDYAEQARAKGFVVGVSGGIDSAVVSTLAAQTGLSVLLLEMPIRQKSDQVNRAQEHMGRLKQRYPNVKAQSVDLTPAFDTFADTVDVSETEFPNKQLALANARSRLRMTTLYYYGQLHGLLVAGTGNKIEDFGVGFFTKYGDGGVDISPIADLTKTQVYALAAELDVSEDIQKAVPTDGLWDTERTDEEQMGASYPELEWAMSVYGSHKPEDFEGRQREVLAIYTRLHKAMQHKVNPIPVCKIPEELF
- the earP gene encoding elongation factor P maturation arginine rhamnosyltransferase EarP; its protein translation is MNTNPPYTCWIFCNVIDNFGDIGVSWRLARVLQRELGWQVHLWTDDFPSLQALCPDLASIPNIHQGIGIHAWQADHAEDTDTAPTPDIVIETFACELPDNVQTIIRRHRPLWLNWEYLSAEDSNERLHLMPSPQAGGIQKYFWFMGFSEKSGGLLRELDYAESAGFDTEALRRQLKLPAKNAPEWLLFGYQSDIWAKWLTMWQQANQPITLLLAGTQIIASLKNSGLVPQNALLEDGDMYQSEHVTLIKIPFVPQQDFDKLLNLADGAVIRGEDSFVRAQLAGKPFFWHIYPQEENIHLDKLHAFWNKAHQVYPDVVATAHRRLSDELNNGEALSDSQRLQAWQTLTAHQNEWRQSAAKWRDGLFAQKSAVEKLAAFISKHKKIR